The sequence below is a genomic window from Sphingomonas crusticola.
GGCATCGGGCGAAAAGAAGGCTGCGGCGAAGAAGGCCCCGGCCAAGCAGACGACCGCTCCGGAAGCCGCGCCAGCGGCCGCCGAAGCGTAAGCAGGAGCTAGAGAGCAATGGCACATAAGAAAGCAGGCGGCTCTTCGCGCAACGGTCGCGATTCGGCTGGCCGCCGCCTGGGCGTCAAGAAATTCGGTGGCGAATCCGTGATCGGTGGCAACATCATCATCCGCCAGCGTGGGACCAAGGTCTATCCGGGCAATGGCGTGGGCATTGGCAAGGATCACACCTTGTTTGCACTCACCGAGGGCCGTGTGGCCTTCCACACCGGCAAGCTTGGCCGCTCGTACGTAAGCGTGATTACCGCCGAAGCGGCAGAATAACGGACGAACGTGAAAACGGGTCGTCCACAGGGCGACCCGAAGATCCGGCACGCTGGATCGTCAGGGAGACGGGTCGCCCCGCCTCCCTTTTTCGTGTCTCCCTGATGTCAGTGTCGCGGGCGCGTCATGCTTCCGCGGCAAGGCGAACGACAGGAGACGATACTCATGTTCGCGATCACCGAACGCCTGCTGCTGCGGCCCGGCTGGCCCGAGGACGCGCCGGCCCTCGCCCGCACGATCGGCGATGAGCGGATCGTGCGCAACTTGACGCGCGTGCCGTGGCCCTACGCACTGGGCGATGCCGAACGATTCCTGGCCCTTCCCTACGAACCGCGGCGGCCGCGCTTCCTGATCTGCCTGCGCGATCGGCCCGAGCCGATCGGCGGGATCGGCATCCATGGCGATATTCCCGAACTCGGCTATTGGATCGCCCACGATCATTGGGGCAAGGGTTATGCGACCGAAGCCGGCCGTGCGGTGATCGCGCTGGCCGACGCCAGCCTGCGCCTCCCGCGCCTGGCCTCAAGCCACGCCACCGACAATCCGGCCTCAGGCAAGGTATTGCGCAAGCTCGGCTTCAGCCCGACCGGCAAGACAATATGGGCCGCCAGCCATTGCCGCCGCACGCCAATGGAGTTGCGCCTGTTCGCGCGCGACTGCGAGCAGTCGCGTCAGGCGCTCGCCGCCTGAAGCCGTGAGCAATTCCCCGGCACTTGCCGGGGAACATCACCTCAAAGCCCTCAGGCGCTTCGCATTTCGCCCGCCTTGGAGTAGGCGGCAGCCATGCATTTTCTGGATCAGGCCAAGATCTTCATCCGCTCGGGAAGCGGCGGGCCCGGCGCCGTGTCGTTCCGGCGCGAGAAGTATATGGAATATGGCGGCCCCAATGGCGGCAATGGCGGCAAGGGCGGGGACATCATCTTCGAAGCGGTCCCTGGCCTCAATACGCTGATCGACTTCCGCTACACGCAGCACTTCCGGGCGCAGCGCGGCACGCCGGGCGCAGGCACCGACCGGACCGGCCGGGGGGGCGACGACCTGGTGATCAAGGTTCCGGTGGGCACCCAGATATTATCGGACGACAAGGAGCAGGTGCTCGCCGACTTCACCGAGGCCGGCCAGCGCATCGTGTTTCTTCGGGGCGGCGACGGTGGGCGCGGCAATGCCAGCTACAAAACCTCCACCAATCGCGCGCCGCGCCAGCACGGCCCAGGCTGGCCAGGCGAGGAAATGTACGTGTGGCTGCGGCTGAAATTGCTCGCGGACGCGGGGCTCGTCGGCCTGCCCAACGCCGGTAAGTCGACGTTCATCAACGCGGTCAGTAACGCCGGCGCCAAGGTCGGCGCTTATCCCTTCACCACGATCCACCCCCAGCTCGGCGTCGCCAGCCGGCACGGCCGCGAATTCGTCATCGCCGACATTCCCGGCCTGATCGAGGGCGCGGCAGAGGGTGCGGGCATTGGCGACCGCTTCCTCGGCCATATCGAACGCTGCCGCGTGCTGCTGCACCTGGTCGACGCGACCGGCGACGACCCGGTCAAAGCCTGGCGCGTCGTCCGCGGCGAGCTTGATGCCTATGGCGCGGGATTGGCCGACAAACCCGAGATATTGGCGCTCAACAAGATCGACGCGCTGGACGCCAAGGACGTCACCAAGCTGGCCAAGAAGCTGGCCAAGGCGTCCGGCGAAGAGCCGCTGCTGCTGTCGGGCGCGAGTGGTGAGGGTGTCGAGGCGGCGCTCGACCGCATCGTCGCCGAGCTTGGGCCGATCACGCCCAAGGCCGAGGAAGCGGAAGAATGGTCGCCAATCTAGGCGCCGACCGCTTCGCGCCGGCCACCTGCCCGCGGCTGATCGTCAAGATCGGATCGTCCCTGCTCGTCGATGCAGCCGGCACGATCCGTCGGGATTGGCTGGCGGGGGTTGTGTCCGACATCGCAGAGCGCCAGCGCGCGGGCCAGCAGATCGCGATCGTGTCGTCAGGTGCGATCGCGCTCGGCGCGCGACGACTGGGGCTGACGAAAGGCGGGCGCGCGAGTCTCGAGGATGCTCAGGCGGCGGCCGCGACCGGCCAGATCGGCCTCAGCCACGCCTGGGCCGAATTACTGGGGGCGGAGGGGCTGACCGCGGCCCAGATGCTGGTAACGCTGGGGGATCTGGAGGATCGGCGCCGCTATCTCAACGCGGCCGCGACGCTGGACCGGCTGCTCGCGTTGGGCGTGGTACCGGTGATCAACGAAAATGATTCGGTCGCGACCGAAGAGATACGTTTCGGCGACAATGACCGGTTGGCAGCGCGTATCGCCCAGGCGGCGGGTGCGAGCGGCGTGATCCTGCTGTCCGACGTCGACGGGCTCTACACCGCCAATCCGGCGCGCGACGCCAGTGCGACCCTGATCGCGGAGGTGGACGAAGTCGACGATGACATCCGCGCGATGGCGGACGGC
It includes:
- the rpmA gene encoding 50S ribosomal protein L27, which translates into the protein MAHKKAGGSSRNGRDSAGRRLGVKKFGGESVIGGNIIIRQRGTKVYPGNGVGIGKDHTLFALTEGRVAFHTGKLGRSYVSVITAEAAE
- a CDS encoding GNAT family N-acetyltransferase, translating into MFAITERLLLRPGWPEDAPALARTIGDERIVRNLTRVPWPYALGDAERFLALPYEPRRPRFLICLRDRPEPIGGIGIHGDIPELGYWIAHDHWGKGYATEAGRAVIALADASLRLPRLASSHATDNPASGKVLRKLGFSPTGKTIWAASHCRRTPMELRLFARDCEQSRQALAA
- the obgE gene encoding GTPase ObgE is translated as MHFLDQAKIFIRSGSGGPGAVSFRREKYMEYGGPNGGNGGKGGDIIFEAVPGLNTLIDFRYTQHFRAQRGTPGAGTDRTGRGGDDLVIKVPVGTQILSDDKEQVLADFTEAGQRIVFLRGGDGGRGNASYKTSTNRAPRQHGPGWPGEEMYVWLRLKLLADAGLVGLPNAGKSTFINAVSNAGAKVGAYPFTTIHPQLGVASRHGREFVIADIPGLIEGAAEGAGIGDRFLGHIERCRVLLHLVDATGDDPVKAWRVVRGELDAYGAGLADKPEILALNKIDALDAKDVTKLAKKLAKASGEEPLLLSGASGEGVEAALDRIVAELGPITPKAEEAEEWSPI
- the proB gene encoding glutamate 5-kinase, whose product is MVANLGADRFAPATCPRLIVKIGSSLLVDAAGTIRRDWLAGVVSDIAERQRAGQQIAIVSSGAIALGARRLGLTKGGRASLEDAQAAAATGQIGLSHAWAELLGAEGLTAAQMLVTLGDLEDRRRYLNAAATLDRLLALGVVPVINENDSVATEEIRFGDNDRLAARIAQAAGASGVILLSDVDGLYTANPARDASATLIAEVDEVDDDIRAMADGGSDSGMGSGGMVSKLEAARIAQAGGAHLAIISGKVERPLAAFAAGGRGTVFLSRGGASARKAWLAGRLTAHGIITIDAGAVAALKQGSSLLAAGATRVTGGFARGDVIEISDPAGTRVARGLSEYDAADAARIAGHRRDAHAALLGYAPRAALVHRDHLVLL